The Onychomys torridus chromosome X, mOncTor1.1, whole genome shotgun sequence genomic interval AAAACTGAATTCTACTCTCTCTAATAACACTAGTAAATGAACTAGGATCTCACTTATCGCTGACATCGTAGCAAGTAACGCATCAACTCACTAATTAGACGATTTCCATTAACTTCATGacttttaattataaattcaCCAACCTCTTTTCGGAGAGTGATCACTTCTTGTAGCCACGTCTGGCAAAGTCCATTCTCACGTAAATGTCGTTGTCTTCGTCGTCGTTGTCCTCAGAATCCGCTCTCTCTGGGGGTCTCAGCACCCGTCGCTGgcgaggtggtggtggtggagcggCAGCGCGGGCCGCCAGGTCCTCACCTCTGGCAGCTTGGTTaagagctccaggattccaaccTGCGCCAATGTCCTGGACCCCTCTTACAGCCTGGGCACCAAGAGCATTAGCAACAGGTTGGAACCAGCGAACAGAGGCGGAGTCAAATCTGGCGGCCTGGAAGCCGGCAAAGACAGCGCCAAAGCCAGGGGCCGCGGCTAGTGCAGAGACCACAGCTAATGCCCGGCTCACTGCCAAGAGGGGCGCCCCAGCTGGAACAGCAACCCGGGCAGAAGCGGCGGGAAAGTCTCTGTCCAAGCTGTCAGTCGGGAAAGCAGAGACAGCGGCTCGGGTGTTGGCAAATAAACTTTGGGAACGGCTTTGCTGGCGTCTTCTCTCCTGCACGTCCTCCTGCAGCAGCCTAGCTACAGGTGGCCGTTCTGAGAATGGACCGGGAGACAGAGAAACATTCATACAGCACTCAGAAAATGGGTCGACTACACAGATTTGACCGGTTTGAGCATCATAGCGAATGGCAGTGTCAGCAAAAGGCACGGCTGGTCTCATGGCTGGGTTGAAAATCACTTCAATGTATTCACCCTCTTCTATAATACTACCTGTAGCATTGCCTGGAAAAAGACGAAAGGGCCACCTAGCACCGGCCAGACAGATGGAGTTGGCACCTGGTAGAACTCTTAAAAGATCTGAAAGGCGGATTGCTGGGTTTGGAAAGGGCACCTCGATTTCAATATTCAGGTAACTAGAAAAAGCTGTGCGTCTGGGGTCAGCAATTAAGCCCCATGGATCTGGCAGTCCTTGGGCAGAGGGAGCTGGCATACAGCGCTCTCTCTTAATGAAGTCAATGTTGATATAGTCACGAGAGCTGTCAGCTCCTCTCTGCTCCTGTGTGGGCTCCACTGGATTGggattgattttatttccttttgcaaTAAAAGAAAGTCTGTTAGGTCTCTTAGCCTTGTTCTCTGGGGGCTCGTCATCTGAAGGCTTTGCAGGTGACCCCCTATCTCCAGGTTTTGAGAATGACCCCTCAGTGGAAGGCTTTGAAGCCATATCTTTGGTGCCCTGGCTGAAGGAGGCCTCTTTGTCTAGACCCCTCCCCAGGAATTTCCCAGGCAACATCGGAACATACTCACTATGGTCGCTCTGTCCCAAGGGTGAACTCTGAAAAGGACTTGGCAGAGAGAAGTAAGAGCTCCAACTTTTGGAGGAAGAGCCTCCCTGAGGATTTGGGGGATTTTTAGGAATTGCACCTGCTCCAGGAGCCATAAACATGTAGTCACTGTCACTGTCATTGTCCTTAGAGTCATCCTCTTTATTAGTATCTTGTGCTTTTGGAGGacttgggccaggtggtggtgggctCACTCTGGGAAACATCATCATGTACCCTCTGGAGTCTTCAAAGGGTGACCTAGAGTGGCGCTTTTTTGAAGCAGAGGAATTTTGAGGAGCCATTGGCATATAGTCACTGGAACATGCAAGAGGAGCGGCCACCCCTGGCCTCATTGGCACATATGGGTCATCCTCATCTTCATCGAAAGCTCTGGCTCTGTGTGGTCCCCGGGTTGTACCTTCTGAGCTCTCCATATCTCTCATCTCTTTGGCCTCTTTGCGTTCTTTTGTGGCTCCCCTGTCAGCACAAAAATAAAGTCGGAATCTTCCTCCAGACTTCCCTTTTCCACCAGCTGCTCCAGCtgctggtggtggaggtggcggTGGAGGCAGCATTTGCTCTTGCTTACTTTGAGTAAATTTACCAAAGTATGATCTCTTCTTCAGAGATTTTCCACGGTCACCATCGTTGGAGTTCTTTCCACTTCCTGAGCCCTTGCCTCCTCCTGAGTTCTTGCCGCCACCTGAGCCATGACCATCTCCAGGTCCCTGGCCACCACCTGAGCCATGGCCACCTCCAGGTCCCTGGCCTCCACCTGAGCCATGGCCACCTGCTGTGCCCTGGCCATTTCCTGAGCACTGGTTTCCCCCAGCACCCTGACCTCCTGAACCCTGGCCTCCCGAGCCCTGGCTGCctccagatccctgcctgccaccGGAGCACTGGTTTCCTCCTGAGCTCTGGCTACTGGTGCCTTGGCCACTTGAGCCCTGTCCACCTCCTGAGCCCCGGCCATTTCCTGAGCCCCAGTTGTTCATGGGCATGTAATCACCTCCGTTCCCTTCCtcacttttcttgtctttttcttcagAGTTGCCAGAGCTGGAGCCCGGGGCTTCACAAGCTCTGTCATTGAAGGCTTCTTCGGGGTGTGAGACATGTACACGGGGGCTAGGAGCCACCGGGCGGAAAAAGCTGGGTGGTACTGAAACCGCTCTCCTGGACCTGCGGGCTCTGGGCAGGtgcccccttcctctcctggaGGGAGGTAGAGGCTCCCTGGGTAAGAGGCGCCTGGTAAAGAGCATCTCTTCCCTATCACCGATAGCCCTGAGGTGGCAAAACTGCTCAAAGCGGGCTCTTCGGAGCCAACCGCCGGGCTCCAGCGGGAGTAAGCCTAGGTGCCTCCTAGTGGACAGCAGGGTTAACAGGTGGGCGCCAACACTGATGCTGTAGCTGCGGCATCTGGCTCTGTATTCGTCTGCGCACAAGGCTCTCATTTTCTCCAAAAACAACTCATGCATATTTTGGGCCACTACACTATCATCTACCTGCATCCACAGCTCCCCTGGACCGATGACGGTGGACCTGCCGACTTCCAAGAAGAAGTACTGCTCTGAGTGCCCACAGCGACGAATGCTCAGGAGCTGGACGACCACACTGGCCACTTCAGTATTGAGCCTTACAAACACGACCTCTTCGTCGGTAAGACACAGCCGGAACACGCCGCTCAGCTCTTTTCTGTGCCCCAGCCCCCTGGGTTTCACTACTACCTGCCACACATCTTTGTAGAAGCGTGGCTCcaccgccgctgctgccgccagGGCCCCCGGCTCTCCGTCCGGCTGCGCGCCTAGCGTGCTGCAGCGGCGGCGCTTGCTCTCGAGGATGAGGCGGCTGAGGAGCAAGTACCAGCTTTCTTGTTCCGACTCGTTCTCGGCTACCATCGCGAAGTATTCGTCCTGGGTGAAAAGGGCAATGAGGTGTCGGTACCGGGCATCAGCTCGTTGGCTCACGGAGAAGCACTGGTACAGGATGATCACGCGCCTCGGCGGGATGAGCGCGGGGACCGCAGCACCGGAGGCGGCTGCCTCTGCCGCAGCGGCCGCGGCGCGGACACTGTGCCGGAACTTCCTGGCATTTTCGTAATATTCGAGCCGAGCCGGTGCGTCTTCGGTCTCGAGTTTGAGCACGAAGTAACGCCTGTGCCCATGCTTCTGCTTCCTCAGGTAGCCGCGTTTGCAGACTTCATCCCCGACGGGGAGGTCCTCCTCTTCGGACTCGGAGTCTGACCGGGAGCCAGTGGCCGTGGGGAGCCACATGGCTCCCGGACAGGACGACCCGGTCCCAATGAGTGCGGTCGGGGTTCCGGAGGAAAGAAGCGGGGTGGTCGCCACTGCTGCTAGAGCTgtggaggctgctgctgctgcagctctcAGTCTCCTCAGTGCTCGGTCGCCAGCGAAGGAGCAACTCGCCATGGTGATGCACGGTGGTTTTAAGGTGAGcggagggaagggggggggggctcgagaagggagggctgggggtggaggcggtcccccccccccccgcgtcTGCCCGCCCCAGACCCCTCCCGCCCGCGTCCCCGCCCACTTTACTGGGCTCACAGCGGCGGGCAAAACAACACGTGACTGTCGCCTCACGCGGAGGCCCGCTCCAGATCCAGCTGCCCAAGCAGTGGAGGGGCGCAAGCGGCTACCATTAGAGGTGTGCAAGGGAGGGAGGCCGGGAGCCACGGAGGCGGAGCCATCTTCAAATTGGCAGAGATCCTTTGGATGAATCTCAGAGCCTTTTGGTCCAAGGCAGAACCGACGGGAGGGGGCGGGGCTCTCTAGCCACACCAAGCCTAGTCCAGAGTCCCAGAAGGTGGGGTAGGGGGTGGACGTGAGGGGTGGAGGATAGAGTGGTCCTCTGGGCCAGGATGGGGGGCCACAGCCCACATTCGATAGGCTGCACCGGGGGCTAGAAGTGGTGGGAGGAGATGGGGCTGGCATAGTGAgggatggtttgtttgtttatttaggaaGCGGGGACCAGGTGAAACCTTTACAAGGTTCTGATTGGTTAGGATACGAGCCAATGGGAGGGTCCAGCAAGGAGGTGGCCCTGAATTCATTAGTTTAGTGGAGGGGGGTGCGCTGAGGGATGAGGGGGCGTGGCTGGGGTCCCACAGTAGGCTTCTCAATCCGGTTGTCTCTGGATCAGGCGATAAACAACCCTCGGAGAATAGCTGTTAATGGTGGTGATAAATTCCTGCAAATCCCAGAGCCACGGTGACCCCTCGAGTGCTGGGAgacctctctcttttcttcctatagCTCACATACATTTTCCGCTCCGACCGTAGTCTGCTCTCGTCCCTCCCGCCTTTCACTATGAGCTGTGCTTCTTAGCAGAAAGTGTCAATAATCTCTGGAAACGTATTAAAGACCTGCTGCACACCAAGCTGCACATGCTTCCTCGCCCGCTCCACCCCTGACAAAAGACAGCGACTCTTAAGACTCAGGAATAACAGCTGTGCCTTCAAAATTAACGCAATCTATACACAGAGTGTATTTCTAGGCCACGAAACACAGGTTCGCTAGAGGTGATGTTTCTATTTGATTGATGACGACTATGAAAGTACAAGTGTGGGGGCCTGTGAAATATACAGCCATGTTGGAAAAAGCCGGACTTGATTCCTACCGAAAAACAGTGTTGAGCTGTCTTGCTATTTTTCTCGAGGGCGGTGCTTTGAACGGTGCCTTTTAAGGGATTAACAAATACTAACTTTCTTTTCCCTTGAAGGAGACTGGAAAACTTTACGAAAAGAAAAGCTCCTATCTAGAACAAAGGACTGTGCTGAATATATGTCCTCGAATAGATTTTACATCCTTCACTTCAAGAAGGTCTttgcttcatttcattttacaaattaaCTTCACACAAAAAAAGAACCCACTGCCTCCCTTCTTGTTGGAGAATGTGCCGAAGTGTAAGGTGTAAGTGCAATCTCCTGAAAACTGTCTCTTtggtcttctctttcctcttctcctctcctctgctctgctctcctctgctctcctttcctctcccctcctctcctttcctctcccctcctctcccctcctctcctctgctctcctctcctctcctctcccctcctctcctctcttctcctctgctctcttttcctctcctctgctctcttttcctctcctctgctctcttttcctctcctctcctcccccctctcccctcccctcttctcctctctggggtgtctctgtctctctcatttcaGTTTCATAAGGATGGAGACAGGTTGGAATGTTATTAAAGTATCAAGAAGTGACTGCATGTGAAAAGAGGGATGGTGCAACAAATAGTATTTTCTTGCACAGAATGTAATGTCATTACACTCTCGTCCTGAAGCAGATATTGCAAAGGGTAATATTTATAAATCCTACAGCAAATTAGGCAGAGATACATCATAAAAAAATAGACTCCATCTCCTTTTAAGAATTCTCTTTGTTAGCATCAAGAGAAATATATTATAATAGATGGTacctttgtgatgttcaggtgggggagggaaaagaCTAGAAACAATCATTAACATGTCTTTTGCTTCCAGTAGTTTATAAATCGAGAGAATTCACAGGTGCTAGAAACAACTGTGGGTTTGGGAACAGGCTGGAAGCAGGATGAATAGGGGCTGGAAACAGGATAAATGTGAATGAACTGACGTTGCTACCCACAGGTTTCAGCTGCTTAGTCACATATGTACAAAATTCAGTGCACTTAGAATCAAAACAATCACAGATACATTAATTTGAACTTCTTAGGATATTTTAAAACTTCCTAAATGCACGGTTTTGCTTCTAATAGAATTATAAAAAGGCAACGTATATGAAAATAAtgtaacataaaattttaaaatatatcagaTACATTACAgtgcttattaaataaaatttggaaaataCTGAACAGATTCAAGAATCCTTATGACTCTACCACCAATGCATATTGAGTTTCTATATAGACTTCttatatgtatagtatatataatttGGTATCTTGTTTTTTTCATTCAACACTATATGGTAATGCTTTCCCATATTTCTATGAATCAGAataaacatcatttaaaaagtaGTATAATACCCTACACAATTGTGATAAAACAATATATTCTCAGTTCTAATGTATATTGTTGTAATTAATCATTTTTCAGTATCGTAAATAATACTGCCACGAATATCTTCAATCTCTGgctttaaatgtttaaaacattacCTTTGCAAACTGAAGACTAGAATTACTGAggttaaaatatgaatatttcatacattattttttaaatattacatcACTTTACCCTGCCACCACATCATTTGTGGTCATTAGATagtcttagtttaaaaaaaaaaacctgataaaCTGCTATCCcaccattaaaattttaatttttgtttgaccATAAAGTAAAatgtctatatgtatgtctacccactatttattttcttctgtaaagTGTCATTTTAAATCCTTTGCTTTATCTGTcgaattcttattttatgtattgatttgtttacataataaagatttttaaattttaccataTTTGTTACCTTTTTTTCTCaactgatgatttttaaaaaatcacattaaaCTTGATTCTCTTCTATTCTAAGGAGAGTTGTAAAATTTTGTCATCATGTTTTGTAGAGAGCTATAAGGATCATTTGTAATCATTTCTTTAGGAGATCATGTATCTGACCGTGGACACTTTTTGAAAGGAAAAGCCTTCTTGGTTTCCATGTTAACTATTAAAGAGAATCTACACTAGATCAATTTTATATAACATTCTGAAACAATATGACGGTATTCTCCAGTGTGAGGggaaacaatgtatttttttaaaaggaagagtaGAAATATTTTTGAACAACCACAGTGAAAAGTTAACTGTGCTGATCACTTTGTGCTCGAGGTATATCATTTGACTACAGCAAAATGGAATTAGAGCTATAGTGAGATGTTTCATGCAGggattttcctttttatgtttttttggttttttttttgttttttttttgttttttgttttttgttttttttttttttaacaatagaaGGTGATATGGAAGCATGAGCCCCGGTGAGCAGAGAAAATATTGGACTAGAAAAGCATCATTTTCTTCCGATAGGCCAAGCAAAGCTCTGCTATCCTAGAGTTCTTCCAGCACAGAAGCTTTTGGGAGAGCCCACCATTACTGAAATGCAGCAGATGCTGCAGCTTGTCTGGCATATATTTAAACTTTCATCGTCCTGGACAACTTAATGATATAGAATGGTTGTTTAGTTTAGGTCAGGTTTCCATAGCCAAAATAA includes:
- the Irs4 gene encoding insulin receptor substrate 4: MASCSFAGDRALRRLRAAAAAASTALAAVATTPLLSSGTPTALIGTGSSCPGAMWLPTATGSRSDSESEEEDLPVGDEVCKRGYLRKQKHGHRRYFVLKLETEDAPARLEYYENARKFRHSVRAAAAAAEAAASGAAVPALIPPRRVIILYQCFSVSQRADARYRHLIALFTQDEYFAMVAENESEQESWYLLLSRLILESKRRRCSTLGAQPDGEPGALAAAAAVEPRFYKDVWQVVVKPRGLGHRKELSGVFRLCLTDEEVVFVRLNTEVASVVVQLLSIRRCGHSEQYFFLEVGRSTVIGPGELWMQVDDSVVAQNMHELFLEKMRALCADEYRARCRSYSISVGAHLLTLLSTRRHLGLLPLEPGGWLRRARFEQFCHLRAIGDREEMLFTRRLLPREPLPPSRRGRGHLPRARRSRRAVSVPPSFFRPVAPSPRVHVSHPEEAFNDRACEAPGSSSGNSEEKDKKSEEGNGGDYMPMNNWGSGNGRGSGGGQGSSGQGTSSQSSGGNQCSGGRQGSGGSQGSGGQGSGGQGAGGNQCSGNGQGTAGGHGSGGGQGPGGGHGSGGGQGPGDGHGSGGGKNSGGGKGSGSGKNSNDGDRGKSLKKRSYFGKFTQSKQEQMLPPPPPPPPAAGAAGGKGKSGGRFRLYFCADRGATKERKEAKEMRDMESSEGTTRGPHRARAFDEDEDDPYVPMRPGVAAPLACSSDYMPMAPQNSSASKKRHSRSPFEDSRGYMMMFPRVSPPPPGPSPPKAQDTNKEDDSKDNDSDSDYMFMAPGAGAIPKNPPNPQGGSSSKSWSSYFSLPSPFQSSPLGQSDHSEYVPMLPGKFLGRGLDKEASFSQGTKDMASKPSTEGSFSKPGDRGSPAKPSDDEPPENKAKRPNRLSFIAKGNKINPNPVEPTQEQRGADSSRDYINIDFIKRERCMPAPSAQGLPDPWGLIADPRRTAFSSYLNIEIEVPFPNPAIRLSDLLRVLPGANSICLAGARWPFRLFPGNATGSIIEEGEYIEVIFNPAMRPAVPFADTAIRYDAQTGQICVVDPFSECCMNVSLSPGPFSERPPVARLLQEDVQERRRQQSRSQSLFANTRAAVSAFPTDSLDRDFPAASARVAVPAGAPLLAVSRALAVVSALAAAPGFGAVFAGFQAARFDSASVRWFQPVANALGAQAVRGVQDIGAGWNPGALNQAARGEDLAARAAAPPPPPRQRRVLRPPERADSEDNDDEDNDIYVRMDFARRGYKK